One window of Acidobacteriota bacterium genomic DNA carries:
- the topA gene encoding type I DNA topoisomerase — MPKPLVIVESPAKATTLRRFLGDRFEVLASVGHVRDLPESADEVPDEIKKEPWGRLGVDVERDFKAYYVVPADKRRQIAKLRAAMKDASELVLATDPDREGESISWHLREVLKPRKGLPVRRIVFHEITEEAVQEALNAPSHDVDENLVRAQESRRILDRLFGYTVSPVLWKKVQTGLSAGRVQSVAVRLVVEREEERLRFRSSRYWDLEARLARGDRAFTATLVRVDGARLATGKDFDASTGVLQSTGVRLLDETGARALVDGFEAGLPWRVAAVDEKPVTQRPAPPFTTSTLQQEANRKLGFSSERTMQIAQRLFQGVEIGGGMMEGLISYHRTDSTTLSDKALRESARVIREMFGAEYHTGPRQYQTRVRNAQEAHEAIRPTDFRLAPQQLADVLDRDELRLYELVWKRTIASQMAEARLLRTTIELAARAPGGAEGIFTASGKTIAFPGFLRAYVEGSDDPAAELSDQEMLLPPCAVGDLIDRTDRPDGLVLSRLEAKGHETVPPARYTEASLVKRLEEDGIGRPSTYAPTMATIQRRGYVFRQGKALVPSFVAFAVTRLLREHFGDYVDPGFTARMEEILDDISNGKKDWLDFLREFYHGGGDEGPGLENKVKASDDAIEYPSIDVGADPESGVPIRVRIGRYGPFLQRGEGGEGHTASLPDDLAPADLTVDRAVALLNARAAGPRVVGTDPKTGLAVYVMSGRFGPYVQLGETPEHPKRGEKPRRASLVGDLTEENVTLDAALRLLALPRVLGAHPDDGGEVSANFGRFGPYVRHGSEFRSLDGDEQVFTITLGEAVARLREPKRSRRRQAAVKTVLRELGTEAASGAAVKILDGRYGPYVTDGTTNASLPKGTSVEAVTLDEALALLRERAASGRKKPARRAAAGTRRGAAAPRSRASTRTRTRKQG, encoded by the coding sequence ATGCCGAAACCGCTCGTCATCGTCGAATCGCCGGCCAAGGCGACCACCCTGCGCCGTTTCCTGGGCGACCGCTTCGAGGTCCTGGCGAGCGTCGGACATGTCCGCGACCTCCCGGAATCGGCCGACGAGGTACCCGACGAGATCAAGAAGGAACCGTGGGGTCGTCTCGGTGTCGACGTCGAACGCGACTTCAAGGCGTACTACGTGGTGCCGGCCGACAAGCGCCGGCAGATCGCGAAGCTGCGCGCGGCCATGAAGGACGCCTCGGAGCTGGTGCTCGCCACCGACCCCGACCGCGAGGGCGAGTCGATCAGCTGGCACCTGCGTGAAGTCCTCAAGCCGCGCAAGGGCCTGCCCGTCCGCCGCATCGTCTTCCACGAGATCACCGAGGAGGCGGTGCAGGAGGCGTTGAACGCGCCGTCGCACGACGTCGACGAGAACCTCGTGCGGGCGCAGGAGAGCCGGCGGATCCTCGATCGCCTGTTCGGCTACACGGTGTCGCCGGTCCTGTGGAAGAAGGTGCAGACGGGCCTGTCGGCCGGGCGCGTCCAGAGCGTCGCGGTCAGGCTCGTGGTCGAGCGCGAGGAGGAGCGCCTCCGCTTCCGTTCGAGCCGGTACTGGGACCTCGAGGCGCGTCTCGCCCGAGGCGACCGGGCCTTCACCGCGACGCTGGTGCGCGTCGACGGGGCCCGCCTCGCGACGGGGAAGGACTTCGACGCCTCGACGGGCGTGCTGCAGTCGACGGGCGTGCGGCTGCTCGACGAGACCGGCGCGCGGGCGCTCGTCGACGGGTTCGAGGCCGGCCTGCCGTGGCGCGTGGCCGCAGTCGACGAGAAGCCCGTCACGCAGCGGCCGGCGCCCCCTTTCACCACCTCGACGCTGCAGCAGGAGGCCAACCGCAAGCTCGGGTTCTCGTCCGAGCGGACGATGCAGATCGCGCAGCGGCTGTTCCAGGGGGTCGAGATCGGCGGCGGGATGATGGAGGGGCTCATCAGCTACCACCGCACCGACTCGACGACGCTCAGCGACAAGGCGCTGCGCGAGTCGGCGCGCGTCATCCGCGAGATGTTCGGGGCCGAGTACCACACCGGGCCGCGGCAGTACCAGACGAGGGTCCGCAACGCGCAGGAGGCGCACGAAGCCATTCGACCGACCGATTTCCGCCTGGCGCCGCAGCAGCTCGCCGACGTGCTCGACCGCGACGAACTGCGGCTGTACGAGCTCGTCTGGAAACGGACCATCGCGTCGCAGATGGCGGAGGCCCGCCTGCTCCGCACGACCATCGAGCTCGCGGCGCGTGCCCCCGGAGGCGCCGAGGGCATCTTCACCGCGTCGGGCAAGACGATCGCGTTCCCGGGGTTCCTGCGGGCCTACGTCGAGGGGAGCGACGACCCGGCCGCCGAGCTGAGCGATCAGGAGATGCTGCTGCCCCCGTGCGCGGTGGGCGATCTCATCGACCGCACGGACCGGCCCGATGGCCTCGTGCTCTCGCGGCTCGAGGCGAAGGGGCACGAGACGGTGCCACCCGCCAGGTACACGGAGGCCTCGCTCGTCAAGCGGCTCGAAGAGGACGGCATCGGCCGGCCGTCGACGTACGCGCCGACGATGGCGACGATCCAGCGGCGCGGCTACGTGTTCCGGCAGGGCAAGGCGCTCGTCCCGAGCTTCGTGGCGTTTGCCGTCACCCGGCTGCTGCGCGAGCACTTCGGCGACTACGTCGATCCGGGCTTCACCGCGCGGATGGAGGAGATCCTCGACGACATCTCGAACGGCAAGAAGGACTGGCTCGACTTCCTGCGCGAGTTCTACCACGGGGGCGGCGACGAAGGGCCGGGCCTCGAGAACAAGGTGAAGGCGTCCGACGATGCGATCGAGTACCCGTCGATCGACGTGGGCGCCGACCCGGAGAGCGGGGTACCCATCCGGGTGCGCATCGGGCGTTACGGGCCCTTCCTGCAGCGCGGCGAGGGGGGCGAGGGCCACACGGCGTCGCTTCCCGACGACCTCGCGCCCGCCGATCTCACGGTCGACCGGGCGGTCGCGCTGCTCAACGCGCGCGCTGCCGGGCCGCGGGTCGTCGGCACCGACCCGAAGACGGGCCTCGCCGTGTACGTGATGTCGGGCCGGTTCGGGCCCTACGTGCAGCTCGGCGAGACGCCGGAGCATCCCAAGCGGGGCGAGAAGCCGCGCCGTGCGTCGCTCGTCGGCGACCTCACCGAGGAGAACGTGACGCTCGACGCGGCGCTGCGCCTGCTCGCCCTGCCCCGCGTGCTCGGCGCGCACCCCGACGATGGCGGCGAGGTGTCGGCGAACTTCGGGCGCTTCGGGCCGTACGTGCGCCACGGCAGTGAGTTCCGGTCGCTCGATGGCGACGAGCAGGTGTTCACGATCACGCTCGGGGAGGCCGTGGCGCGCCTGCGCGAGCCCAAGCGGTCGCGGCGCCGTCAGGCGGCGGTGAAGACCGTGCTGCGCGAGCTCGGCACCGAGGCGGCCTCGGGGGCGGCGGTGAAGATCCTCGATGGGCGCTACGGCCCGTACGTCACCGACGGCACGACGAACGCGTCGCTGCCCAAGGGCACGAGCGTCGAGGCGGTGACGCTCGACGAGGCGCTGGCGCTGCTTCGCGAGCGCGCCGCGTCGGGCCGGAAGAAGCCGGCGCGCCGTGCGGCCGCCGGGACACGCCGCGGCGCCGCGGCGCCGCGGTCGCGGGCGTCGACGCGGACTCGAACCCGCAAACAAGGGTAG
- the dprA gene encoding DNA-processing protein DprA yields MDLPSAVALSLLPGAARFAAVDLIRRLAPAESLPLELLVETLVPDASFRPLVPTLLGEAARTLARGRAAGLDAFAWGDPRYPAALQPVVDAPAVLWVRGRPEALAWPGIAVVGARAASPAARDVARRLGHDLAAAGLAVVSGLARGVDAEAHLGATETGTTIAVLGCGADRVYPAEHDALAARIVAAGGAIVSEFPPGTAPRPHHFPLRNRIISGLARGVVVVEASAESGSLITARLALDQGREVMAVPGSVAAGRNRGGHALLRDGAALVEDAADVVEALGFARPGAAPAGPIPGVSADPLLAALTAGEPADLETLMAATGQPAPLVLQRLLVLELAGAVVRAPGGRFLPVEGKVVT; encoded by the coding sequence ATGGACCTGCCATCGGCCGTCGCGTTGTCGTTACTTCCGGGAGCCGCCCGGTTCGCGGCGGTCGATCTGATTCGCCGGCTCGCTCCGGCCGAGTCGCTTCCACTCGAACTCCTCGTTGAGACGCTCGTTCCCGACGCCTCGTTTCGCCCGTTGGTGCCGACTCTGCTCGGGGAAGCCGCACGCACGCTCGCCAGGGGGCGCGCCGCGGGCCTCGACGCCTTCGCGTGGGGCGACCCGCGCTATCCCGCCGCGCTTCAGCCGGTGGTCGACGCGCCGGCGGTTCTCTGGGTGCGAGGCCGGCCGGAGGCCCTGGCGTGGCCGGGCATCGCGGTCGTCGGCGCCCGAGCCGCCTCGCCGGCTGCCCGGGACGTCGCCCGCCGCCTCGGGCACGACCTCGCCGCCGCCGGGCTGGCGGTCGTGAGTGGACTCGCGAGAGGCGTCGATGCCGAGGCGCACCTCGGCGCAACCGAGACGGGCACGACGATCGCGGTCCTCGGATGCGGGGCCGACCGCGTCTATCCCGCCGAGCACGATGCGCTCGCGGCGCGGATCGTGGCCGCGGGCGGTGCCATCGTGAGCGAGTTTCCGCCCGGCACGGCGCCGCGGCCGCACCACTTCCCCCTCCGCAACCGGATCATCAGCGGCCTCGCGCGGGGCGTGGTCGTCGTCGAGGCGTCCGCGGAGAGCGGGTCGCTCATCACCGCCCGGCTCGCGCTCGACCAGGGCCGCGAGGTGATGGCGGTGCCGGGGAGCGTGGCTGCCGGGAGGAATCGCGGCGGCCACGCGTTGCTGCGCGACGGCGCCGCGCTCGTCGAGGACGCGGCCGACGTCGTCGAGGCGCTGGGGTTCGCCCGGCCAGGGGCTGCCCCCGCCGGGCCGATCCCGGGCGTTTCGGCCGATCCCCTCCTCGCCGCACTCACGGCGGGCGAGCCTGCCGATCTCGAGACGCTCATGGCCGCCACGGGGCAGCCCGCGCCTCTCGTGCTGCAGCGGCTGCTCGTGCTCGAGCTCGCCGGGGCGGTCGTTCGGGCCCCCGGGGGCCGGTTCTTGCCCGTCGAAGGGAAAGTGGTAACGTAG
- a CDS encoding tetratricopeptide repeat protein: MFRFCLLAALLFVAAPTSVQADARKDARSQVEFGIQVAQRGLWKEAIYRWERATQIDPTYAAAFNNLAIGFEQSGEFDRAREAYERAVELEPNNLLIRQNFDLFKEINDRATRRTDR; encoded by the coding sequence ATGTTCCGCTTCTGCCTTCTCGCTGCCCTGTTGTTCGTGGCTGCCCCGACGTCAGTCCAGGCCGATGCGCGGAAAGACGCGCGCTCGCAGGTCGAGTTCGGCATCCAGGTGGCCCAGCGAGGCCTCTGGAAAGAGGCGATCTATCGGTGGGAACGGGCGACGCAGATCGACCCGACCTACGCGGCCGCGTTCAACAACCTCGCCATCGGCTTCGAGCAGTCGGGCGAGTTCGACAGGGCGCGCGAGGCGTACGAGCGGGCCGTGGAACTCGAGCCGAACAACCTCCTGATCCGGCAGAATTTCGACCTGTTCAAGGAAATCAATGACCGCGCGACTCGCCGCACCGATCGTTAG
- the rplU gene encoding 50S ribosomal protein L21 yields the protein MFAIIQSGGHQVKVQPGRIVAVDRIDVPAGEQVTLDQVLLVAREGGEVVAGAPFVAGAKVVGEVLGEARGPKLRVFKKKRRKGSRKTRGHRSTFTQIKVSDIVV from the coding sequence GTGTTTGCGATCATTCAGAGCGGCGGGCACCAGGTGAAGGTGCAGCCCGGTCGGATCGTGGCGGTCGACCGAATCGACGTCCCGGCGGGCGAACAGGTGACCCTCGACCAGGTGCTCCTCGTGGCCCGGGAAGGCGGCGAAGTCGTGGCCGGCGCGCCCTTCGTGGCCGGCGCGAAGGTGGTCGGCGAGGTGCTCGGCGAGGCGCGCGGACCGAAGCTCCGGGTCTTCAAGAAGAAGCGCCGCAAGGGCTCCCGCAAGACGCGCGGGCACCGGAGCACGTTCACCCAGATCAAGGTCAGCGACATCGTCGTCTGA
- the rpmA gene encoding 50S ribosomal protein L27 — protein MAHKKGQGSSRNGRDSAAQRLGVKRFDGNVVTGGSILVRQRGRRFNPGLNVGLGKDDTLFAKVAGRVKFEDHGGRGRFISVHPLEE, from the coding sequence ATGGCACACAAGAAGGGACAGGGCAGCTCGCGAAACGGCCGCGACAGCGCGGCGCAGCGGCTCGGGGTCAAGCGGTTCGACGGCAACGTCGTGACGGGCGGGTCGATCCTCGTGCGCCAGCGCGGGCGCCGATTCAACCCGGGGCTCAACGTCGGCCTCGGCAAGGACGACACGCTGTTTGCCAAGGTGGCCGGCCGGGTGAAGTTCGAGGACCACGGCGGACGCGGCCGGTTCATCAGCGTCCACCCGCTCGAGGAGTAG